In Pyxicephalus adspersus chromosome 12, UCB_Pads_2.0, whole genome shotgun sequence, a genomic segment contains:
- the TRMT5 gene encoding tRNA (guanine(37)-N(1))-methyltransferase has protein sequence MRNIKRWYYLTNLLHSNGFAALNKATPKPIPRSAAIFSFITFQRRIFSTMAQPQDNKEEMFSLDPNVQGMTTLDRNAFSKTIQVPVIKVKKEVIHIVMKNLKNKLMKRPKLKTIIDIPNDEDHKKIALDPSLVTSEDAFDERDHEFFKKYDISPQILQADLQMVYDNFKTDEILKAVLPKGQDVTTSFTRIGHIAHMNLRDHQLPYKNLIGQVILDKNPGLASVVNKINIIDSAYRNFQMEVLAGEENMITKVKENYITYEFDFSKVYWNSRLGTEHDRITGLLKSGDVVFDVFAGVGPFAIPAAKKNCIVYANDLNPESYKWLIHNCKLNKVQKKVQAYNVDGREFIGTVIKKELSEYIKSFNTETKNNLHIIMNLPAMAVEFLDAFRHLLDMEHCNEAILPTVHCYGFSKDENPEKDIKDMAEKYLGTVLESCSVHLVRNVAPNKEMMCISFKLPAKVLFANQIVAEGEPAPKRIRTDEESVTEKVPVE, from the exons ATGAG gaATATTAAACGCTGGTATTACTTAACAAACCTTCTGCACAGCAATGGGTTTGCTGCCTTAAATAAGGCAACCCCTAAACCCATTCCAAGGTCTGCtgctatattttcatttattacattccAGAGAAGAATCTTCTCCACCATGGCCCAGCCTCAAGACAACAAAGAGGAAATGTTCTCTCTTGATCCTAATGTTCAGGGAATGACTACACTTGACCGCAATGCCTTCTCTAAAACCATACAAGTTCCTGTGATCAAGGTGAAGAAAGAAGTTATTCATATTGTAATGAAAAATCTGAAGAACAAACTGATGAAGAGGCCCAAATTAAAGACAATTATTGATATCCCCAATGATGAGGACCATAAAAAGATTGCACTGGACCCATCCTTGGTCACATCGGAAGATGCGTTTGATGAGCGGGAtcatgagttcttcaagaagtatGATATTAGTCCTCAGATATTACAGGCTGATCTGCAAATGGTTTATGACAACTTTAAGACTGATGAGATCCTGAAGGCGGTTTTACCCAAAGGTCAGGATGTCACAACTAGCTTCACCCGTATAGGACACATCGCTCACATGAATCTCCGGGATCACCAGCTACCTTATAAGAATTTGATTG GGCAAGTAATCCTGGATAAAAACCCCGGCCTGGCCTCCGttgtaaataaaatcaacattATTGACTCAGCGTATAGAAACTTTCAGATGGAAGTGTTGGCTGGCGAGGAAAACATGATAACAAAG GTGAAAGAAAATTATATCACATATGAATTTGATTTTTCCAAAGTATACTGGAATTCAAGGCTTGGGACAGAACATGATAGAATTACTGGACTTCTAAAGAGCGGAGATGTTGTGTTTGATGTGTTTGCAGGAGTCGGGCCCTTTGCCATTCCTGCTGCTAAAAAGAACTGCATTGTCTACGCCAATGACTTAAACCCAGAGTCATATAAATGGCTGATACATAACTGCAAGCTAAATAAAGTGCAAAAGAAAGTGCAGGCGTATAATGTTGATGGACGAGAGTTCATTgggactgtaataaagaaagaaCTATCAGAATATATCAAGTCTTTCAACACAGAAACGAAGAACAATCTCCACATCATTATGAACCTGCCAGCAATGGCTGTGGAATTTCTTGATGCGTTCAGGCACCTTCTGGACATGGAGCATTGTAATGAAGCAATCCTGCCAACTGTACATTGCTATGGCTTCTCTAAGGATGAAAACCCAGAAAAGGACATTAAGGACATGGCAGAGAAATATTTAGGAACCGTGTTGGAAAGCTGCTCCGTTCATCTTGTAAGGAACGTCGCCCCTAATAAGGAGATGATGTGTATAAGCTTTAAGTTGCCAGCTAAGGTGCTTTTTGCAAACCAAATAGTTGCTGAAG GTGAGCCAGCGCCAAAACGAATTCGAACAGATGAAGAAAGCGTCACCGAGAAGGTGCCAGTGGAGTAG